In one Gopherus evgoodei ecotype Sinaloan lineage chromosome 1, rGopEvg1_v1.p, whole genome shotgun sequence genomic region, the following are encoded:
- the RBP5 gene encoding retinol-binding protein 5 isoform X2 has translation MPPNLTGYYRFVSQDNMDGYLRALDINVALRKLVCLLKPDKEIIHAGDHMTIRTITSLRNYIMDFDLGKKFEEDLGPVDGRKCQRMTAEDEVCVQIFQKVK, from the exons ATGCCTCCCAATCTGACCGGCTATTACCGATTCGTCTCCCAAGACAACATGGACGGTTACCTTCGGGCTTTAG ACATTAATGTGGCCCTGAGAAAACTGGTTTGCCTCCTGAAGCCAGACAAGGAGATAATCCATGCTGGAGATCACATGACCATCCGCACAATCACCTCACTGCGCAACTACATCATGGACTTTGACCTGGGAAAGAAGTTTGAAGAGGACCTGGGGCCAGTGGATGGACGCAAGTGCCAG CGCATGACAGCAGAAGATGAGGTTTGTGTACAGATCTTCCAGAAAGTGAAGTAA
- the RBP5 gene encoding retinol-binding protein 5 isoform X1, giving the protein MPPNLTGYYRFVSQDNMDGYLRALDINVALRKLVCLLKPDKEIIHAGDHMTIRTITSLRNYIMDFDLGKKFEEDLGPVDGRKCQTVVSWEGDQLVCEQQGEKRNRGWRHWLEGNHLHLRMTAEDEVCVQIFQKVK; this is encoded by the exons ATGCCTCCCAATCTGACCGGCTATTACCGATTCGTCTCCCAAGACAACATGGACGGTTACCTTCGGGCTTTAG ACATTAATGTGGCCCTGAGAAAACTGGTTTGCCTCCTGAAGCCAGACAAGGAGATAATCCATGCTGGAGATCACATGACCATCCGCACAATCACCTCACTGCGCAACTACATCATGGACTTTGACCTGGGAAAGAAGTTTGAAGAGGACCTGGGGCCAGTGGATGGACGCAAGTGCCAG ACAGTCGTCTCCTGGGAAGGGGATCAGCTGGTGTGTGAGCAGCAAGGAGAGAAGAGGAATCGGGGCTGGAGGCACTGGCTGGAGGGGAACCATCTGCATCTG CGCATGACAGCAGAAGATGAGGTTTGTGTACAGATCTTCCAGAAAGTGAAGTAA
- the CLSTN3 gene encoding LOW QUALITY PROTEIN: calsyntenin-3 (The sequence of the model RefSeq protein was modified relative to this genomic sequence to represent the inferred CDS: deleted 2 bases in 1 codon): MRARRGGCTSLRSRCEPASRMGCPRPLASLVFLCALLLGSFCSRANKHKPWIEAEYQGIVMENDNTVLLNPPLFALDKDAPLRYAGEICGFRIHGAGVPFEAVIVDKATGEGLIRAKELMDCEAHKEHTFTIQAYDCGEGPDGTNTKKSHKATVHVRVNDVNEFAPVFVEKLYRVAVTEGKLYDRILRVEAIDGDCSPQYSQICYYEILTPNIPFLIDNDGNIENTEKLQYSGKHLYKFTVTAYDCGKKRASDDAEVEIQVKPTCKPSWQGWNKRIEYMPGAGSLALFPSIHLETCDEPLWNIQATVDLQTNHVAKGCDRDNYSEKSLRKLCGAASGEVDLLPVPSPLANWTALLSVHYSQDNSLIYWFNGSQMAQVPVGSGVGAHEGLSDHFTLSLWMKHAVVPGKGKKEEETVICSTVQSEDGYSHYSLAVHGCRIAFLYWPLLDSARPVKFLWKLEQVCDDEWHHYALNLEFPTVTLYVDGVSYDPALIHDNGLIHPPRRELSLMIGACWAEEKNREKSEGENSTDPTQGDPPLIHHYFNGYLAGFTVRPGTLESREVIECLYACREGLDYSDFDSLGKGMKVHVNPSQSLLTLEGDDVETFNHAIQHVVYMNSLRFATPGVRPLKLTTTVKCFSEESCVSIPDVEGYVVVLQPDAPQILLSGNSHFAHPASDFENPDGVPLFPDLQVTCSISHQVKAKKDESWHGTVTDTRMSDEIVHNLDGCEISLVGDDLDPEREYLILDGASLQQRGLELINTSAYFTITGVESIAVYEEILHQVSYRIRHGAALYERKFRLSCTEMNGRYSSNEFTVEVNVLHNMNQAAHPNHILSSQQFMYRGHHLAPELSGHSLANVHRNSMVPSAATTIIVVCVGFLALMVILGILRIHSLHRRGAGHKAPGAAGGGHAGASSKESDMFWDDSALTIIVNPMESYQSCQERAAESGETRAVEEVEEENDDSSDSETPDTPGSDDGDDQRIVGKKDGPCCY; the protein is encoded by the exons ATGAGAGCGCGGCGGGGCGGCTGCACATCACTCCGGAGCAGGTGCGAGCCGGCTTCCAGGATGGGCTGCCCGCGGCCCCTCGCCTCCCTCGTCTTCCTCTGTGCCTTGCTGCTCGGCAGTTTCTGCAGCCGAG CAAACAAGCACAAACCCTGGATTGAGGCTGAATACCAGGGCATCGTCATGGAGAATGATAACACCGTCCTGCTCAACCCACCGCTATTTGCTCTGGACAAGGATGCACCACTGCGCTATGCAG GTGAGATCTGCGGCTTCCGGATTCATGGGGCAGGGGTGCCCTTTGAAGCTGTGATCGTGGACAAGGCCACGGGCGAGGGACTGATCCGGGCCAAGGAGCTGATGGACTGTGAAGCGCACAAGGAGCACACCTTCACCATCCAAGCATACGACTGTGGAGAGGGACCTGATGGGACCAACACCAAGAAATCCCACAA GGCCACCGTGCACGTGCGGGTGAATGACGTGAATGAGTTTGCTCCGGTCTTTGTGGAGAAGTTATACCGTGTGGCGGTGACCGAGGGGAAACTCTATGACCGCATTCTGCGGGTGGAGGCCATTGACGGAGACTGCTCCCCCCAGTACAGCCAGATTTGCTACTATGAGATCCTCACCCCCAACATCCCTTTCCTGATTGACAATGATG GCAACATTGAAAACACAGAGAAGCTGCAATACAGTGGAAAGCACCTATACAAGTTCACAGTCACAGCCTATGATTGTGGCAAGAAACGGGCATCTGATGATGCTGAAGTGGAGATCCAAGTGAAGCCCACTTGCAAACCCAGCTGGCAGG GCTGGAATAAGCGGATTGAGTACATGCCAGGTGCAGGTAGTCTGGCACTGTTTCCCAGCATCCACCTGGAGACATGTGATGAGCCACTGTGGAACATCCAAGCTACAGTGGACCTGCAGACAAACCACGTGGCCAAGGGGTGTGACCGTGACAACTACTCAGAGAAGTCGCTGCGCAAACTCTGCG GTgcggcctcaggtgaggttgacCTGCTGCCTGTGCCCAGCCCCCTTGCCAACTGGACGGCACTGCTCTCAGTGCATTACAGCCAGGACAACAGCCTCATCTACTGGTTCAATGGCAGCCAGATGGCCCAGGTGCCTGTGGGCAGCGGGGTGGGTGCTCACGAGGGGCTCAGTGACCACTTCACCCTGTCGCTGTGGATGAAACATGCTGTGGTGCCTGGAAAGggcaagaaggaggaggagaccgTGATCTGCAGTACGGTGCAGAGTG AGGATGGCTACTCTCACTACTCCCTGGCTGTGCATGGCTGCCGAATTGCTTTCCTATATTGGCCTTTGCTGGACAGTGCGAGACCTGTCAAATTTCTGTGGAAGCTGGAGCAG GTCTGTGATGATGAATGGCACCATTATGCCCTCAACCTGGAGTTCCCCACCGTCACACTCTATGTGGATGGTGTGTCCTATGACCCCGCGCTCATTCATGACAATGGCCTCATCCATCCCCCAAGGCGGGAACTTTCCCTCATGATCGGAGCCTGCTGGGCTG aggaaaaaaacagagagaaatccgAGGGA GAGAACTCCACAGATCCTACACAAG GAGACCCTCCGCTGATTCACCACTACTTCAACGGTTACCTGGCTGGCTTCACTGTGCGCCCCGGCACCCTGGAGAGCCGGGAGGTGATTGAGTGCCTCTACGCCTGCCGTGAGGGGCTTGACTACAGTGACTTTGACAGCCTTGGCAAAGGGATGAAG GTTCATGTTAATCCCTCCCAGTCTCTGCTCACACTGGAGGGTGATGATGTGGAAACCTTCAACCACGCAATCCAGCATGTGGTTTACATGAACTCACTGCGCTTTGCCACACCTGGAGTCCGGCCACTCAAGCTCACCACCACTGTCAA ATGCTTCAGTGAAGAATCATGTGTCTCCATCCCTGATGTGGAAGGCTACGTGGTGGTGCTGCAACCTGATGCCCCCCAGATTCTGCTGAGTGGTAATAGTCACTTTGCTCATCCTGCATCAGACTTTGAGAACCCTGATGGggtccccctgttccctgacctcCAGGTCACCTGCTCCATCTCTCACCAGGTGAAGGCCAAGAAGGATGAGAGCTGGCATGGCACGG TGACAGACACACGAATGTCAGACGAGATTGTCCACAACCTGGATGGCTGTGAGATCTCCCTGGTGGGAGATGACCTGGACCCCGAGAGAGAATACCTGATCCTGGATGGAGCATCCCTGCAGCAGCGGGGCCTGGAGCTCATCAACACCTCTGCCTACTTCACCATCACAG GCGTGGAGAGCATTGCGGTTTATGAGGAGATCCTCCACCAGGTCTCATACCGCATCCGCCATGGTGCTGCCCTCTATGAGAGGAAATTCCGCCTTTCTTGCACCGAGATGAATGGACGCTACTCCAGCAACGAATTTACTGTTGAG GTGAACGTCCTCCACAATATGAACCAGGCTGCTCATCCTAACCacatcctcagctcccagcaaTTCATGTACCGAGGTCACCACCTAGCACCAGAATTATCTGGGCACAGCCTGGCCAACGTCCATCGCAACTCCA tggTCCCCAGCGCAGCCACCACCATCATCGTGGTGTGTGTGGGCTTCTTGGCACTCATGGTCATCCTGGGCATCCTGCGCATCCACTCCCTGCACCGCCGGGGGGCTGGGCACAAGGCCCCAGGGGCTGCCGGGGGAGGCCATGCAGGAGCCAGCAGCAAGGAGAGCGACATGTTCTGGGATGACTCAGCCCTCACCATTATCGTCAACCCCATGGAG TCATACCAAAGCTGCCAGGAGAGGGCAGCAGAGAGTGGGGAGACCAGAGCTGTagaggaagtggaggaggagaATGATGACAGCAGTGACTCAGAGACACCGGACACCCCAGGCAGCGATGATGGAGATGACCAGCGCATCGTGGGCAaaaaagatggcccctgctgCTACTAG